The sequence AAAAGCTTTTATGATGATGCGACAGTTTGGTTTCCATATTGATGAACGCATTGAAGAGGTTAAAGAAGGGGATACGAAATCTTTCGGGAAACATGTGGTGACTTTTGTATCTGCGCCGATGGTTCATTGGCCTGAAGCCATGGTTACTTTTGATACGACTAACGGAGTTCTTTTTTCTGCAGATGCTTTTGGTTCCTTTGGTGCTTTAGACGGAAAACTTTTTAATGATGAGGTGAATTTCGAACGTGATTGGATAGATGATGCCAGAAGATATTTTACAAATATCGTAGGAAAATATGGTCCTCACGTTCAGGCACTGCTCAAAAAGGCTTCAGGAATTGATATTAAAATTATATGCCCTCTTCACGGTCCCGTATGGCACAGTAATTTAGGATATTTTTTGGATAAATATGACAAATGGAGCAGATATGAACCGGAGGAAAAGGGAGTTATGATCGTATATGCTTCTATGTATGGCAATACCGAAAGTGCGGCGACCATCTTGGCCTCAAAGTTGGTAGAAAAGGGTTTAACTAATTTGGTAATGTACGATGTCTCTAATACCCATGTATCCTATTTGATTTCTGAAACATTCCGTCTCAGCCATGTAGTATTGGCTTCCGTTACTTATAATTTGGGAATTTATCCAATGATGCACAGTTATC is a genomic window of Acidilutibacter cellobiosedens containing:
- a CDS encoding FprA family A-type flavoprotein encodes the protein MHCVRKVIDDLYWVGANDHRLALFENIHPIPRGVSYNSYVLLDKRTVLFDTVDWSVCRQFLENIEAVLKGRQLDYLVINHLEPDHAACIEEILLRYPKIKIISNEKAFMMMRQFGFHIDERIEEVKEGDTKSFGKHVVTFVSAPMVHWPEAMVTFDTTNGVLFSADAFGSFGALDGKLFNDEVNFERDWIDDARRYFTNIVGKYGPHVQALLKKASGIDIKIICPLHGPVWHSNLGYFLDKYDKWSRYEPEEKGVMIVYASMYGNTESAATILASKLVEKGLTNLVMYDVSNTHVSYLISETFRLSHVVLASVTYNLGIYPMMHSYLMDMKALNLQKRTFAIIENGSWACKSGTLIREFLENEVRDMTVLDEKLTLNSTMNEDNLSDMEVLADSIIKSMK